The DNA window GTTATAACATACAAGTCCAATAAGTACTCTATTTTGATCCcagttaaaattaaaataaaatgacagctttgaattcaatctctttctaTTCACTGAAAACAAGCAACCCTGTTAATCTTAACAATCTGAAAATCACCATAAGAATGATACAGAAGTTAAAGAAAATTGACAAGTAAACTAAGTGAAGCTTGAGAGTAGAAAAAAGAACTGCTATAACTTTGGTGGCACAGATTTCTTTAAAAGCCTAAGTGCAAAAGGTCTATTTGTCAGGCAATGGAGTAAGCACACTGTTTAATCACAACTACTTTAAACATAAAATTATAGTTTCAGCAAACAATGCaacatataaatcataaatgGTCCGTCGATAGCCGCCAAGCAACATTCAAAGAAGGGAGGGATCCTCGCAATAAGGTCCACATATGCAACTTAATAAGAAATTGTTAAGCTCGGCAACAAACTTGCCTCAGTTGGGACCTCTCTTTTATCATCCAAGTCACATTTATTTCCCGCAAGAGCAGTCACCAGATTGGGAGAACCTACAGTACAGTATCCACATTAGCATGAACATCATCAGTCAATCAACTAGCAAAGCTCAACCTGTTCCAGCTCTAAATGACCTTGTTTTTGAAGCTCTTGCACCCATTTCTTAGCCTTCTCAAATGATTCCTAAACTCAAAAGAGAGAAATTGAAGTCAAGAAAACCAGGAAGGAAACAGAAAGTAAAGGATGAAATAAGATTTTTAACCATCCAAGTCCCCTGACACAATGAGATAAAAGTTTGCCACTGGATGAAACTGGGATTAAGACGGCACACACCATTCTGGAGATATCATACACAATAATCGCAGCAGCTGCTCCTCTGTAATACATCGGCGCCAGGCTGTGGTACCTCTCCTGCCCGGCCGTGTCCCAAATCTCAAGCTTCACTGTGGCGTCGCTCACCGCCAGTGTCTGCGAGAAAAAGGCCGCCCCGATCGTGGACTCCTGAAATCGGTCCAATAACAACGGCCTAACTTTCAACCCCGAATCGTTCAAAAAACCAAATCAACTTCGAAGAAGAGGAAACAATAAAAGCAAAAAGGGCAAATTCGGAGCAACGAGGACCTGGAATTCGAGGAACTGGCCCTTGACGAAACGAAGAACGAGGCTGGACTTCCCGGCGCCCATGTCGCCCAACAAGACCTAGGGTTGGAAAAAGATCCGGCTTTTCGATCGGAGAAAACGATATAGATTAAGGGGAAATAGGAGAGTCGACTCACGAGCTTGGCGTTGATGCTATTGCTACCGATCGTCGCCATGGTTTCCGTTCCAGGATAACGAAGGTTCCGATTGAGTCGAGGAAAGTCTCTACCGACTCTGATAGACTTTGGATGGAGAATGGAAGACGAACCTGCGAGAGGACAGAGAAGGAGGGGGTCGGTTGCTTCGGCGTTTGACTAATTACCTGTCGCCTCCTTCGCGTGTGACGTATTAACTCCAGCCAGGTAAGCAGATCGTCAGTCGACTGTCTCTATCCGACAGGATTCATCTTCTTTTCAACTAGAAGACGCTCTCCATCGCAGAAAGGGTGGACCCCGTCGACACGCCATGTGGGCATAAAAAGCAGGGACCCAATGATGTTCAGCAATCATCGTGCTGCCACAGGGAGTGTTATACATCAAGGAATGCAGCGGATCCGCATAGTGGTATGCTGTCGCTCTCCGCTGTTGCGGGTTATATCCTGTGCATAGAAGCCAAAACTTTTAACTGCCACCGCGTCAGCTGGCAAACTAATCATACGTGGAAGGGTTCCTGCGAATGACAGAGCAACTCTCCTCCATAATCAAAGCGTCAAGTGTTGAAAGCGATTATTATTTGAACGGCCATAAGGAGCGACGAGAAATGGGTTCCAAACTGATAGATGTATTTTTTTTAAGATAGATTATGGCatcggtcatcatcatcatcatcatcatcatcatcatcatcatcattcaatgctttttgaataataaaatatttcataaatcaatcaAAACCACAAAAGTGGCTAACACATGTATCATTATTTCGAAAATAAGTGAGACAGAATCATTGGAATACTTAATCTTG is part of the Musa acuminata AAA Group cultivar baxijiao unplaced genomic scaffold, Cavendish_Baxijiao_AAA HiC_scaffold_1048, whole genome shotgun sequence genome and encodes:
- the LOC135665769 gene encoding ras-related protein Rab5-like isoform X1 — encoded protein: MATIGSNSINAKLVLLGDMGAGKSSLVLRFVKGQFLEFQESTIGAAFFSQTLAVSDATVKLEIWDTAGQERYHSLAPMYYRGAAAAIIVYDISRMESFEKAKKWVQELQKQGSPNLVTALAGNKCDLDDKREVPTEEARTYAEENGLLFMETSAKTAINVNDIFYEIARRLPRAQPAQQPAGMVLADRPTQRSQTSACCS
- the LOC135665769 gene encoding ras-related protein Rab5-like isoform X2, translated to MATIGSNSINAKLVLLGDMGAGKSSLVLRFVKGQFLEFQESTIGAAFFSQTLAVSDATVKLEIWDTAGQERYHSLAPMYYRGAAAAIIVYDISRMESFEKAKKWVQELQKQGSPNLVTALAGNKCDLDDKREVPTEATRTYAEENGLLFMETSAKTAINVNDIFYEIARRLPRAQPAQQPAGMVLADRPTQRSQTSACCS